CACTGCACGACGTGCGTTTCTAAATaatagcatagtagaaataagcaacctgagatatgtatgcataggaaaaattcgtgtctagattcctgtccagcagtggtgtaggggttatagcacgcagcacggattgctgaggatccgggtttgattcccagtgctggtctcttttactggtttttctgtgcatccatgtcccAGTTTGGAGAACAAATTTGagcaaatttggagttgaaataaaaaatacaaaaagactccaaaaaaccaatcataatatcatttttttgtttattaccgTAATctgataagtacctacctacctatttacattTTTTGGTCCAGTTTTCTGTCAAAGACCCAAATCATCGCCAATACCACGAAACGCAGAATACAAGTACATGGGCCATAATAAATAGCAAGCACACCATGTCAATGAATATAATTAGTAGTCTCTTTCAGCAACAGGCAGGTCAACAAAATTGAAAGGTGTATTGAAAATGCTTGGAAGAGCTCTACTGGTCCAAGAAGGAGCACACGAAGGATGACTTTCCTTTAACACTAAAGCGCATAAGCTTGTCGACATTTATCTATTGCCAGGGCCAGAAACCAAAACCCAAACCCAGAGAACCAGAAATCCAAACTCAAAATTTGCCAACGAGCTATCTGAACTATGGAGCGCAGAATACTTATTAGGGGTAAAAAGGATTGATCGTATCCGGAACACCACATTGCGCTCCAAAACTCGAACAGTTAATGTCATAGAGtaacttatatatatattaatgttGAAAAACGACCGCCAATCTTAAATTGGGAGTGGGCCGGACATGCCTGCCGTCTGCACTGCACCCACAAAGATAGGCGCACAAAGTCATATGGTCGATGGATACCATAatgacgggcaccgacggcaagacaggccgaggcggagatggtGAGATGACTGGAACTGACCGAGTGGCCAATTATAgatctggatagggagatgtggaggtCAAAAAGAggctaaataaatacaataacagACTTGGCAATAATTGTGAATGCATCCATCGCTAGTTTTGTCTATGGtgtgtgtaaaaaaatactctCTGCAAGTGTCAACCAGGCTGTCAAGTCAATTTCAATGTCACAAATTCTCAaaccaaaatttgaaaatttcgaTTGCAAAAATGTTGACCAGGCAttgtataaaaattacaaatttatcATCAAGATCTCTTTTATTTAGAAAGTCTTTGATTCATGAAAAGCGGTTCTTCGTACCAAGACTTTGTCAATGCAATACGAATTATCCTAGGTTATGTTTTGTTTACTATTGCTTAAATCTTTCTCTTCAGTCTAGCTATATATCTTACTGACTTCTATTAATTTGTAGGTTCTTAGCTACTTCAAATTTGGCGCAAGTTAACCACACAGCGAATGAATTACACGTGTCTTCTGGGCCCTTGAAAAAAGTCAATACTAAATTATCTTCTGTAACATCAGAAGAACTGTTAGAGAAATTAGTTGCAAATTTATCCTCAGACATTCATCAGAAGAATAGAGTGTATAAGAATGACTTTATGAGAGTACTATCTAAAGTTAAAGAGTTAAATTTCTCAACAAAGAAGCAAGGGTTGTTGTTGATCCAATGTTGCACTGAGTTGTTGCCTGATGAAACACCAGCTTCTAGGATGAGCTTGGTGGAAGAAGTATGGAGTACAATTAAGTAAGATGCTCTTagaaattaatttgtattttatctgAAAGTAGACAGAACTAATCAATATTCCATTAAACTGGTAATGGGCATAATAATCAAAAGTCAAAAACAGAGTGTCAATaattaaatgtcaataaaataaatccttactaatattataaatgcgaaataaaaagtaatatctGTTTGTCTGACACCACTTTACACTTAAACCAGGTTGCAGGTggttaggaccttgtgcaaggtccgcccggattgctaccaccatcttgttcgctaatcctgccatgaagcagaagtgcttgcactgttgtttcggcgtggagagtaagacagccggtgacttaggcctctaggtcggcaatgcatctgcaatccctctggtgtttcaggtgtctatggggtggtgatctcttaccatcaggagacccacttgctcgtttgccatccagtcaaataaaaaaatgcttaaaagataacaataaatgaattcttggCAGACAAACCCATGGGCTAGagcttgtacctactttataaattatgttaaatgttataattttgtattacttGCTACCACATTTTTCCAGAAGATTTAGTAGTAATATGTGGTTCAATCCAACTGAAAAAAAACAAGCTACCATCAttttgaaaacattaaataaaaatttattataaacttttCAGGCCTCATACAAAGTTCACAGTAGATCATTTTAATGAGCTTCTGCGAGTATACATAGCAAACAACAGGAGTCTGAATGTTGATTCATTTATTCAACAAATGGCACCACTGAAACCAAATATAACCACCTATGAATTAATATTGAGAGCTCTTGGAGAGGtatgacaatttatttttatttttgctatatGAAGATTTTGATGGACCTTAAGaagaataaataatttctttgttaCTTGAATGCTTCATTAAAATATTACCTTGTTCTCTGAAAAAAACCATCTTACACAACCAGAGCGAGAAGTGGCTAAATATTTCCTACTTTGAAGAGATTTTGGTATGTGATTGGtcattgttaattatttaaattgggcagagcgagcgaagcgagtgtacCTTGACAGCGGCTGGCAAAGGGCCAGAATCTAATTAAGTTAATTTGGTCCCTATCTGTGCTGGTTACGTATGAGGATTCGGGGATTAAGTGAAAATATTCTTATAATTTCAGGTAGGTGATTTGAATCAGGCTACAGAAGTAATATCCAACATGAAAGCTCACAATTTCCCAGCAACTGAAAGCATTTTCAACTCTCTCATAATCTGTCAAGGGAAAGCAGGGTAAGCATTGGAAAAAAGAAACAATTTAGAAAAATGGTTCTCACTAGTGCTTAGGATAAATTCACACCGAGGCGTACCTACTAATTCTTGTTAACTTTATtcttcgaaaatacaaactgagacatggatgcacagaaaaaccagaaaaagagaccaacactgggaatcgaacccaggtcctcagcaatccgtgctgcatgctataaacccctacaccaccactggacaggggtctagacacaaatttctcctatgcacacatatttcaggttgcttttttAGCTATGCAAGCAGCACTAgcaacatctatgtttcgctctgatcgagagacgtcacattctttcagaactaaccgctcaccaagacaagagatgtcgctactaagcaatcaaattatgattgattttttggagtctttttaaattttttatttcaactccaaatttgttacttttgagagcgaaacatagatgtcgctagtgctgctgcttaagtagcgtagtagaaaacagcaatctgagatatgtgtgcataggagaaatttgtgtctagactcctgtccagcggtggtgtaggggttatagcatgcagcacggatGGCTGAGGACCTGGATTTGATTCCGTGttgctctttttctggtttttctgtgcatccatgtctcagtttgtattttcgaaatggttttcacgggattcccgtaaaagtaacaaatttggagttgaaataaaaaatacaaaacacctccaaaaaccaatcataactttATTCTTGCCAGACAGGCTATATCTTTGATGTGGCGTCTTAGTGTAAATTTACCCTTATAATCTTGTACTAACAGTGGTCAGATTCCTTAAAGATTAAAGGAAAAAGAAATTGATATATATGGATTCTTGTCATATCACTTACTAttgctaacttttttatttgtccgCACAGAAAGCTTCAAAACATCCAAGAAGTGTTAACAATGATGAAGACTTTGAAATTCGAGAGTACCATAAACACTTACACAGCCATAGCAAAAGGGTTAGCGTGGAACAAGAAGGAAGATCTACTTCTCCAAGAAATTGAGAAAGCACGGCAAAGCGGGCTGGAGTTTCAGGAAACACATATCATGCAGATTGTGAAGACGCTTGCGGCAATTGGAAAATATGATGCTATACCTAAAGTACAAaacgtttaaattattttattgtttaaacgtGAAAGTTTATAAGATTATATGTTTGTAtgcgtgtgagtgtgtgtgctTGCGCATATGTTTACGTCATTTGTACTCCTTCACCCTAAAACTGCTAGacagatttgtatgaaattaagTATGTAGATCACAtatgaaataacacataagctagaAACACTCtgacggcggaggcggagcggggcggcgcggcgcggaggcggtaccggttgtaatattcgagctaacatgaaagagggcacacagaataccgagcgggaaataagcgtggcgtgGCGTGGTATTCCGTGTagcctctttcacgttagctcaactgttacaaccggtaccgcctctgCGCCGCGCCGCAAAGCTCCACCTCCGCCGTCActgtgtgtttctagctttaggGCTACTTTTTAAACCAATATCGAATTTATAGGATTAAATAAGGGAAATCTATTAAAACTAAATCTGTGTATCTAATAAAgacactaaaaaattttttgattCTCAGGTCCTTCGCTATCTACCCAAAGAAACGATGAACTCTCCTTCAATATCTCCATACATGCAGAGTGTGTGCACCCTGCTTGTGTTCCAAAACCATCCTATACCAGCTTTAGAGATTTACAAAAGTCTGCCGCTGCCTTCCTTTGGACCTAAGGATGATCAAGGATTGCATGGACGAAGCTTGGTCAGAGATTGTGTTAAAGCTTCTATTGTGAGTATGAATTAACTTTTAATTGattcaggcattactttgcagAAGTCTAGATCAATGAACTATTAGTACtatttttataacgttttaaactcgtgattttcactcatagtcaaaataccccaaacgggacttatcacgctccAAGCGGTATTGCGGctctgtttgtggtattttgactgcTACTATTTTTACCATCTCTGCGTGTTTTTGTGccgtttttttcgtcattaccgttCAGCAAGTatcattaaaaaattatgaaaacaaaAGACAACACCGATGCTTaacttatacttcgttttttttagcattagaaaaagggtaaacaatcttgacgagtctttttattgtaatacgtttttaaataaaacagtaggtaactattacctaaatgatcattatgtccttgctaaatgttactatttgctgtgacttattttttcaaatttgtttttcaataaaaagacacgccaagatcgcttaccttctttctaatgctaataaAACGAAGTATAGCATAGTCAAAACTCTTGCAGCTATAGGTAgtccttccgttgtgctaattaacgtgggatggtaatgacgtttaaccgagctgccaaaatatttcaataacttcaactttttgcttaatggcaaccggtcgctttaggttagcaaccattactgccaatgacacctgacagcagcaTATACATGTGTCTGACCGGTTGGTAAAGGTTTTTCTAAACGGGGGTTGTATTTTAGTAGCGAGTTTGTTGCGTACCTGGAATAGACATACACAAAACATAGAGACAGCACAAAACGTAGAGACAGTACAAAACGCTTAGACATTACAAAACAGATCAAAGGTAgcgactcactcatattaaatatattgacccggataactcacgtctaatcagcccgaaacatgtcgagctaaactcgatttaagacgtcagttatccgggtcaatatatttaatatttaagaacCTTAAAAAGTTAATGACACCTTTTTCTTTCCAGCCATCTAGCATAATAGGCCACGTGACCCAAGAACTGATGTCGACCGGCCGTAACCCTATCGCGCTGCATAACGCAGCAGAAGCGGCCCTCCAACTGGGCAAAGTGCCCCTAGCACTGGACTTATTTGGGCGTATGAAGCTACTAGGAATGCCCCTAAGACCCCACTACTTTTGGCCGATTTTGATACACACCTCTAAGACTTACGGGGAGAAAGGTATTTGCTGTGTTCTGGGTCAGTCCATTGTAGTAAGAATGAAATAAGAATCTAGTATGAAGGAATTTATCTCCTACCTTCAAAGTCGATAAAGCACCAGAGACTCACGGATTTATGAGTATCCATGGGCGGCGGAGTTcttttttcagggttccgtagtcaactaggaacccttatagtttcgccatttctctccgtctgtctgtcacctgTAGCCATAGCCAGTAGttaaaaactttactttttaacttttttttttaggtataaTGAACACCCTATCGACGATGGTCCAGCTAGAAGTAAAGCCTGATTACGACACAATAATGCAGTACACACTGCCACACGTCAGTTTCACGTCGGCTCAGAACCTAATGAAGAAGTTCCAGGACGCCGGCGTCTCGGTGACGACCGTGCTCACGCCCATGATGGAAACCTTGCTGCAGACCGGCCAAGTTAGAGCTGCTAGTGAgatatgtaagttttttatgcCCGATTGTTCTTTCCTGTTGTCCAatagacaacagtgacagagtttatTAAAGGAAACATATAATACTCGActgttacataatatatttataggtcgactcacaagagctggcacgaattaattgaatgagtgaatggtAATGAGTGTGTGCATCATAAAATCATTTAATACAAATTGAGTTAATCTTATATTAATATATGAAAATGGATCCCTGTTTctcttggtcacggcatcacgcgtgaacggctagatcgatttcgctaattcttttttgttgtgtttgctattgtcaggagaaggttctcataaaataagatttagaaaataacaaaaaaataaaactacaccgggggcgaagccgcgggcaccagctagtaagtgataattgttttatAGAATTATTATGtgattgtttacaaaatattaggaTGCTAATGTAATAAGTATAAGAACAGCTTGGGATTCTAGTCATTCGTGCCAGATCTTGTGAATCAACCTATATATCATTTTTACCAAACATTTCTCtccttgcacaaacctgcgaagcaattcaacggtgtgtgtgaagttcccaatccgcactgggcccgcgtgggaactactgcccaagccctctcattctgagagaaggcctgtgcccagcagtgggacgtatataggctgggatgatgggatgatgatttcTCTCCTTACAGGTGAACTGTTCAAAGGCAAAGTCGATGTAGACAAAATTCTAAGGCCCCTCCTGAAAGGGTACTTGACCAGTTCAGACGTCAAGTCCACCATTCACATACTAGAGGACGCCACTGAAAAAGCAATTGACAAGAGCAAAGACTGGGCAGGAAGGTTTCTATGTATACTTATGAAACATAATAAGGACGATTTCAATgatgtttttaatattgtaaagGTTAGTCAGttccttcatattttttttacaataatttattgaatcaggcgttactttgcggaggtccatatcaatgaactaaaagaatttctttgctcacccgcgaccttatgatagctaaatttatccaagatatgcgtgttcatgcagttcctccacctccacactgtaagaacacacacaaatcacacatacccatctatcaccaccaccacactacactgactcgTGACGCGCGTGAACTCGCATATTTGTATAAACTTAGCTATTaaggcgttggcaggccttctattagatggactgacgacatcgtgagagttgggtgggtcaatcaactttttagtgttgttattctgtctcgtaactcaggagacaactcgtcagtgatacactttgttagaaaaacttttctttttttgaaattttggaaaaaaatatgttttttcctactcagaatcaagagcaaaATCGAttctgatagtttaaaaaaatgtccccaaaaaatgacagttttacggcgttttttttttcatacacatatgggcgtgacaaaactgccttataaaattttgtatgaaaaaattgggacatttttttaaaggatcGAAATCGATTgtactcttgattctgagtaggaaaaaaccatattttttccaaaatttaaaaaattaagaaagggtacactttttttgaaaactccaAATTACGAGATGAGCCAGTGAATTTGTACCCCGTAAAATCGTTGAATACATTTAAtaggtaacgcaggagacgttaccaaagtaacaaaaagttgattgacccggGTGCAACCGGTGTAtccaagtggcgagttgtcgttcattgtggcgttgcaagggggaggcctttgttcagcagcggccgtcttccggctgattatgctgatgataatgacgacgatgataatgatgatgatgatgatgaagatgatactTCGTTACAGGAACTGGCCAATACTCCCGTAAGAATATCAACTGCTGCTGCCGACTTCTGCATAGCGAATCTGCCAGATTCCTACGGCGAAAACACAGCGCTTGTGTTCCGTGAAGCTATCATAGCAATAACTGACGACCGTTTGGTGGACGAGGGTGAAATATTCGCTCAACATATACCACATCCTGTAAGTTTTATCAaatactagccgttgcc
Above is a window of Choristoneura fumiferana chromosome 18, NRCan_CFum_1, whole genome shotgun sequence DNA encoding:
- the Lrpprc2 gene encoding leucine-rich pentatricopeptide repeat containing 2, with translation MLTRHCIKITNLSSRSLLFRKSLIHEKRFFVPRLCQCNTNYPRFLATSNLAQVNHTANELHVSSGPLKKVNTKLSSVTSEELLEKLVANLSSDIHQKNRVYKNDFMRVLSKVKELNFSTKKQGLLLIQCCTELLPDETPASRMSLVEEVWSTIKPHTKFTVDHFNELLRVYIANNRSLNVDSFIQQMAPLKPNITTYELILRALGEVGDLNQATEVISNMKAHNFPATESIFNSLIICQGKAGKLQNIQEVLTMMKTLKFESTINTYTAIAKGLAWNKKEDLLLQEIEKARQSGLEFQETHIMQIVKTLAAIGKYDAIPKVLRYLPKETMNSPSISPYMQSVCTLLVFQNHPIPALEIYKSLPLPSFGPKDDQGLHGRSLVRDCVKASIPSSIIGHVTQELMSTGRNPIALHNAAEAALQLGKVPLALDLFGRMKLLGMPLRPHYFWPILIHTSKTYGEKGIMNTLSTMVQLEVKPDYDTIMQYTLPHVSFTSAQNLMKKFQDAGVSVTTVLTPMMETLLQTGQVRAASEICELFKGKVDVDKILRPLLKGYLTSSDVKSTIHILEDATEKAIDKSKDWAGRFLCILMKHNKDDFNDVFNIVKELANTPVRISTAAADFCIANLPDSYGENTALVFREAIIAITDDRLVDEGEIFAQHIPHPKQMNEESLKAHLNELEAKGMNTRGVLRRLLQQYCKDSNLAAAREIVQKCEKEGVFLSAGMKAAIFDLHVKSGELDLAEMSLADLNKSSPNFTLDEFKIVDFATLMVYRKKIEKAFDLINEQSKKSRIVGGRNISMNCWRLLDATAANGTHAQTRRMFEMLTTLRYCRPTNSLLGPLVRAHLKQDNLHEAVNEFCNLAQKYNKTPLKHELLCQILKSMSDGQTEENFIVNEKSNGRLNKLAHTVLSVDKRIHGPGDVQLTLISALAEVGYKKTLRKLFLDPTVRFHPDALMRRCERFADEKKIAALETVAECGKDLRRFDVEEIFDLILSVYQRDDDCQSALKLWEKMQETDVVPSQKFIRNLCTLLKANNRPLPSQLEVLLDKQAKVSQ